The following nucleotide sequence is from Aedes aegypti strain LVP_AGWG chromosome 3, AaegL5.0 Primary Assembly, whole genome shotgun sequence.
tccaAAAGGAGTTCATATGTATTATACAAGTGTTAAATGTAATTGAGTTGTGCGACTCAATATTCAGTTATAAAACAGAAATTACGAATAAAGTTATTCGTACATCTATGGACAAAGTTTCTTCTAAAAAATGTTACAGTCTGTGGCGTTTCCATAATGCAAATGACGATTATTATTACATTAGTTTAAAATATAATGATTAAGACAACGGAGATGTAATTAAGTAGATTATAGAAGTTATCTCTAGTATGTAATTAACGTAAAGataagaaaatttgtaaatatatctgAATCTAATGTAAACTATTTATCGTATATGTTATTATTTCAAAAtgataagaaacaaaaaaaataatcaaaatatgaaactttataCAAACGTGTCCAATAGTACGTCAGATTTCCCTTATTggcttcattcacaaatttcataacgcggAAAACGATCATTTTTTACagccacccaccccctcataatgctttttttttaattatactaAAAATTTTGTATAACATAGTTCATTTCCTGCTCGGGCATCCATCCCCTGCAGcgtataaaatttgtgaatgagcccataTTTCATTCATCTTCATATTACCAGGGGAGGCATCTCCATACCAATCAAAAAATCCAGCAGAATAAAATTAGCACAATTCTGCCAACCAATCTCACAGAATTTGATTAGCACCATTTTTAGGGGTATCTGGTGTAAAATGCACTCTTAAGGCAAAACGACTTTTTTACTTTCGAATCGATTTCGTAACATCGTATGTTGAGGACCCATACTGCCGGATCTTGGCGAAATTGTTTTAACAGTTACATCGCAAATACTTTCAAAAGGCTCTCATGGGTCGATTTGTTTCCAGGATGCATATAATCTCTGATTCCCTTACCATGCTGGTTCCAAACATATCCCTGGTCAGCCCCTGGtgatttattatcaacaaaaataattaaagtccaattattttcacttttcAGCTCAGAAGTTTACCAACGCTTCATTGGTCTACATAACTGAGACAGTTTTAGAGGAAAttggaataattgaaaaaggccCGCAAGTGGTAATTCTAACCGTGGTAGCAAAACTGAAAAAAGCTCATCATGACAGTACATTGGATACAAACCCTACCGAAGCTGGACCATCACGAAGCTTAACTGAGTCTCCGAGTGAAGCTGTAACAGTAAGTTAATATCATATGAGACTGCACAGAAACGTTACTATATCTTGCCCTGCCTTAGATCCGACAAACCCTGGAACGAGATGCTACTTGTCGAAAAATACTTTACACTAAAATTGATGCTGGAAATGTACCGACACATACTGAACTGTTGTCAGTGGTTCGAGTTCTTTGTAATAATATGGTATCGAAACTGCTGAACGAGAAAATGTAAGTATATTATACACGAGATCCATTAAACAACGAAACATTTAAGGAAGGAAGGTTTAAAATATCATATCaatcaattcaaataaaatctATTGAAGAATCATTGAATGAACTCTATGCTATTCTTGAGAAACTTGCGAAGGAATCTTTAGatgtatttctgaagaaattcgaaGTAGAGTCTCTAGAATAATTTCTAGGATAGTTCTTTTAGAATTATaagttgaattcttgaaaatatttagagTATCTTTTTGATCCCTGCTcggtcttgtttttttttgttcccatTCGGTTTATTTTTTGGCTCTTTTATCAAGCATAAGGTCTCTGCAGTTCCTATTTTAAAAAGCAGTCatccgctaccagccctgaaaaattgaaacacatttttattaCCTTTTTCTGATCCCGTTTttaaagtttatttatttttgcattttagtTATCCATCAACTGAAGAGAAAAAAGCGTTGGCAAAGCAAGTTATTGAAACTTTTCCCATATTGGCTTCCACAAAAATAACGGAAAACTCTCCCGACCATGTAAGtatctaaacattacattataATTATAATCTTTGAGGTGATAATCTTTGTAGTACGATGTAGTAGATTGTAGTACGACATGTGATAACTAATAATAtatcttttttcatttgattttagtcatactttttttggaaaaatggaGGCAAAGGACCAAATCATGAACATTCGGGACTCATTCATACTCACTTACGGAACAAAGCCAAAAAGCTTAAGGCCGAAGACCGAAAATACACTCATAAGAAAAAAGCTGACAAAGTCAGCAGCATTCCGACTGGAATAGTTGAGCTAGCTGAAGAATGTGCTCACAAGGAAGCTACAGCCGCCAATTTCAATACAATCGTGAAGCTCATGGATAAAACGCACACTCTTCACATCATGATGCTGCAAGATAAGAAGCCATTCGATTTCATCCTTCAAACATTTCCGCATTTCAAATCATTTGATGGACTTTTGGTATGTATCTTCATATctatgttttgaaaattatctttaatttttcattctaCACCTGCATTACAGATTCAAAAAGCATATGAGCGCATGACACCAAACTATGACAAAAATAGTAATCTCGTTCCTGTTTTCGTCCGTGGGCTGATGATTGAACCAGAAATGTTCTCTGCAATTCCGGATGGTTAGTAtttatatttaaacaatatcttGACGcataaatcaaaataataaatattgaaTAACGGTTATTTAAATTCAGACAATCTTCGTGGCTGCTTGCGGATTTTGTTGCATCTGAAGCACAGAGGTTTGAAAAGCCAAGAAAGAGGACCAAACAATGGACTCAGCGTAGAAGAGCAGCTAGCTGCTGATCTTATCCGCTTTGTACCGGTAATAGTATTTAATTTTCCCCAAATAGTTTATGTATTTATGTTTCCCTCCTTTTACTTCTAGGACACAGAAACATCCATGGAAGAACAGCTGGCCAGATATGTGGCCTATAATCATGAACATGATGTACCTGTCGCTCCACATATGATTTGCAAGGGTGACGAGTATCATTTGTTCATTCAAGGCCACTTGGTCAAATGCGGAGACAGTTCAGTACAAGCTGTGGATGTTCTTTTTAAGAGTTTCGCTGTCTTCAGAATTCCAGTTCCTCCTGTGCTCCAAAAACTTCACGACTTGATTGAAATTTCTTGCTACAAAGTCAAGCAGCATAGCACACGACAGGCCGTCAACAAATTGTGCGCTACGATCCAAGAGTCGTGCAAGgcagaaataatttgaaaattgcacGAAATGTATTAAACTGCTGcacaataaatgaaataaacgtTATCAGAACATTtagaaatgtttttaaattatttttttttattttcatatctgaataTCAACCTAAcctggaaaataaataaaaataaaaatggggtttttgtacCCATTTTTTGTTGACATCGCAAGGGTATAAAATACCCTTGTTTTGAAGTTCGGCTCCCATACCCATTAATGAGTAAACGGGATTTACTCTTTTAATGGGTTAAGCCACTTTAGAGGAAAATGGGTACGAaagtacccattaaagggtacttCCAAGTTAGCGtgtgggtccataaatgaaccttgacacttttgaacatgtttgacgttcgcttaatcgacaaaaacacaacaggccttttagttttaacactggggttgttcctatctgatatTTCGGAAaagacacggaaagcaaaatacacccaaaatttgagtttaagccaaggagtgtgacaaaatctcggaaatattttttggaattaaacaaacgaaaaacattaaaaaattgagtaaacatgtgtttttggcctaaacttaagcgtttggcactaaaattaggacaggcctttaggaccctattctgcaatgcctgtgtaaaaataatgacgctagcgttatttttcgattttatacgaatttttgttcttagctatgcggctattggtacatcgaccctaatgCTCTATTTTTTTCCCCTTTTTGTCAATATAGACATAACTGGTGCTATGGCGATAACTGGTACGCCTTCCCTATATTAATATTCCTGAGTGATAACTGCCATCCATTCCCAAGTACGTCCCTGGTACGAAGATTGTCTTCATGAGCTTTTGCAATGGGTTAGAACTGTCAAATTTCCTCGCCGGACATGACATGCACACGCAAAGTCTGTTTCACACACTATTCGGTATTCGTATTTGATAATAGCGGAAAAGACAACTCAgtccaaaacaaaattctacCCAGCGTTAGCATTCGAAGCCTTCGTAGTTTAACCCACCTGAATTTTGGTAAACTCATAAGAactcaaatttggcttatttcATACGGAATTCGACGCTGGATCAGTGCGTCTCTCTTTTTTTGCAGTTTAGTCATATTTGagttaaaaaaacatttgttttgggtagtctgatttctcctcTGTGTGACATCTGAGCGGAATTATTCCGCATCCAAGAATGTGTGAAAAAGCTTTAGTGTGCATTTCGATCTTGTTTATTTTGTTCGTCTCATTCTTCGCGAGTGCAGGTCGGAAATCAGAACGAACGCAATTTGAATCattgaaaactgaaaataaagtGCTTTTCCAGACGAAATATTAGTATTTTCGTGCATTTACTGTGAATCTAGGATACCAACTTCTCAACGGTCAGTATATCGTATAGTGGACAACTTTTTTGAGTGAGgaaaatttcaacgaaaatgggATTTTATTTTCCTCCCCGTGACTCATTGAATTGTTGGAAGATTGGAAGTACCTCCAATTGCAATCCATGGTGTAATTTACAATGCGTAAATTGATGATTAATATGATTCTTgatttattattcaaacatAAGTGAAGATTTTTGGTTACTTTCAAGTTTGATAACTTCCTACTGGTTCAATGTACCTCTCTCGTCTGAGCTAAGCATAAAAATGTGATTAGGATAGATGCTGTAGATTGCTCCAAGTATCTCGTTTATTCTAGTGGATAATAATGACAttccttaaaataattaaatatcgTTATTGTTGTAGTATTCATCACGTGAAGCAACCACTAAATCCTTAAAAGACAGATTTATGCTTAAAGCATAATACGATTTCTAATGAGTACAATCATTCATTTTagattcaggaattcatccatttGGATTAAGAGACAACTTCTAAAAACAATCAATGTCAAGGAGTAGGTGTTCCGGAATACCTGTGAGCGTTTCCTTCCTCGTTCATATATATATTCATTAATTCCTGGAAAGCAaagcacggtgctccaattaccgttattatcaaataaaatataccatccaaacggcagtcggcagttggttcctgacgttgttctgcacctctgagctgaatttgaaaaaaatcattaggcagaattttgagttacgcccttttgaagtttatatgacaaAAATCACATGATGTATGCCACTTTAACTTGcttaaacaaagagattattataaaattttgtagttttgtttttttcatcTGATTTAAGACActgaaaaacacttttttcttaaACGTATCTAGactgacatttgaaaagggccaatgctatgtttagttattacctgagacgagactcgcgaagacggtcttctttttctgtgattgctgagttttttctttttCCACATTGTGTTTGTaacaatcatgcgcaagccgttcaagcttTCACATGAACAtcacagcaaaaaatgattgcgtttgcatcacactgaatcataaatagccctttgagtaaaatttcatgccagcaaacgttgcagacatttgaaataactaatcttgaatttagatttatcagcaactttggaaaaaagtGCTCccccgactgaggtttttaataacagttcattgtgaatacaatacttttcacttttgcagccataaaaacgatgggctgcagttgacgtttcgtgacagcggaatctggactgcatatgacgttgatatttttcctcttcgcgagtctctctcaggttattACTAATCAGCCAATACTCGAAACATGATATCTACCAATCAACtcctgatagtgattttaagaaatggtccaaagcattcaaatatgtttGAACAATTCTTGTACAGGATAtctagatacgcccttttgaagtgtaaGGAAGGAATAGTGCATGGTGAATTTCGTTCCATCTATAATTAAcggttaggtgcatacataatcattacacctttgcggttgttcttatttcattaaatttagcaagttgcagaaaatttacacgtacacatatttTCCAGACTGACAttagaaaagggccaaagtataattgaaatatatataaatcAATATAGCTAAATAATGACCATATCAAAGTTGATCGTAACACTCGAACTTCACATAGCTGTATGTATATCGTATATCTGTATTCTATTCGATTCTGtttaattcttttctattctagTCTGTTctgttctattcaattctactctacttaaatttattttattctgatccaccctacttgttcatatacatatttttacaaatagccactgttgtaatcaacaactgcgtgcaaatcatttgaacggTACACTTTCGAAGTTTGTAcgactttaacacttcagtcgttgcgttgttgtattttgtacaacagtggtgaaaaacctcgcttatcgtacacagcatcagcgtggtggttctgaaggTAGCAAACTGCGCGAAAGCGCTGACAGGTCTGTGAAAAAGCGCTTCGCACAGACTCCGACACCTGTTCATTATGTTAGCCTAGCCCTCGACCAGTCGCATTGCAGAAGTATACATCAAACatggttattttttttctatctttattaaccttcgggctgtcgcgctgttgtactttgtacaacagttgtgatttatatgctatcattttacaacaaagatatctatcgacaccaaaccaaaatgtattcctcaagaatcatcttaagaacaatactcgacagtttttatttacagtatggccctttataatacgatTAAATCAGCAAATtaacatggaagtcgcataataatgaacgcactatgtacggttcgaggaaaccacagtttgaaatcgtcatatctcaaaatccagataatatagaaatttggggtctttagcaaagttgttctggaggcgaagcgctatctgatggtacctcacttgattcggaatttgaccgctaggtggcactagtgggcatggaagttttacttttgtttttgcaaatatttcaggatcatgatcatttagaaggatgtcgtcttcggcaaagttgtttagtaagtttagcactatcatttttcgactcagttgattcaaaattttgccactaggcggcactagtgagcatgaaacttttgtttgcagatatctcaggagcctgaccacttagaaagatagtgtcttcggcaaagtagttcagtagcttaagggctatcattatttgagccaagaaataggatattttgccaccaggcggcgctagtgggtattttgttttgttttgcggatactgcaggatattgactttttagacaggcactttcggcaaagttgttcagaagctctgcgactatcattattttacaaaatctcgaactttaaggattaaacaaagaaagaatttgagctattgaacaactttgcgcaagacgccatctttctaagtgatcaggctcttgagatatttgcaaaacaaatgttttatgctcactagcgccgcctagtggcaaaattttgaatcaactagcccAAACACTGATAGTCCTtaagttaccgaacaactttaccgaagacgctatccttctaagtggtcaggatcatgagatctgagaaacaagtttcatgctcactagcgccgcctagtggcaaaatcccgaatttcttggctataataatgatagcccttaaactactgaacaattttgccgaagacgtcatctctctaagtggtcagactcctgagatattcgccaaaccaagggtgttgtacaaagtacaacgcgcgactactcgcgttacaaaaattcgcgcgacgaccgaaaggttaacgagatttttagccctgggctagttcatctcgggaccaacggctgtacttcccttccgaaggaagtcgtcactactgaaatttttagtgactatctcggggatgggattcgatcccaggtcctcggcgtgagaggcgtgtgttctaacccctacaccaggtccgtccccgacACATGGTTATatgatatttcgaagatttcGGCAGACTCAGCTCCTCGCAgctctcgacaaacttgttcatATTACCTTCAGAACTGGGATCCAGCTcgaatgaaaaacatttaatacaaaatgcttcaattattccttaaaatacataaaaaattaacaTATATAAGTTAAAACCCTTATTTTAAATTACAGTGAAATAACAATTTGAAGCTTCATTTTCTTAGAGCGTATAAGAAGCGCGGATGAGGAGTCAGAATCTGTGCATAACTATTTTTCACAGACCTGGGGCTATAAAACCATACAAACATCGAAGGTgtaccgttcaaatcttttgGGCGCAGTTGTTGATTAATACAGTgtctatttgtaaaaaaatgtataaaatcaAGTAGGGTAGATCagaatgaaataaatttaaatagagTAGAATTGCACACAATAGAACACACTAGAATATaaaagaattgaatagaatacagACATATaataggggaaatcagggtaaaaccgacactgtgggtaagctcgacaccctttgaattttcatgttttgagcagattttcatgcattttccaccacgctctatcttaacaagtgaaatgttgtgtttcaaatgacattacaactgacgctaccaataaactgccaaaataaacaactaaatcatattggatagcatagaagcaacagcagttgcaacATTTCGCTGTTACTCTTTAACTCtttcgcatgtgaaattttgaaaatgtcattatttgttctgcatCTACATCATCgtttactattattacgttgatacaacatgaaggagaaattgatttttggtttttcaacagctgaaaacgctattgaaaaataaatgtccactcggggtaagatcgacaccttcatttggggtaaaatcgacacctttctttgctgCATAATCTAACTTCAGGGAATCTTTGTAATCGGAAGACTATCTCTGTAGCTAATGTGAGTAATTCTATTAAAATTCAAGGATGGCGACCTTGTTAATATGTTAAATATGATACTATACGACTTGCCACGAGCTATCATtaagtataaaaaaaatatttctatgttatcacgtttcaacttatttgatgaagcttgaacaaatttttctcatttaaaattgCAGAATTATtagaatttgaaatgttttcacataaattaatcttattgtGTATTTACAAACAAtgaggttcgacagtttttattatctaaaaataattacacttttctgttttgttaaaataaaacagtatttattttcataaccaatcattcgctacaacttcatcttcgtaagcattccatgaacacaaattaataatatccatgtgtcttcaccccaactttataatcttagcatgggacatttgaaattttcacatttatttaGTGGATCTTTGCCCTCTCCttaataatttacgtaatatgtgaataatcctTTGGAGGAAGGGGTCATAATGTCGCAAgtcatgtttaaagcattcttttaaatatgcaatgtgatggtgatgttcacaacgtataaattctactcaaagtgaatgggtcggttttaccccaacagggtgtcgatcttacccgcactctcaattatctcacctaaaaatgatgaaatatcaatttgatttaaatcactatataaccttAATAATTCATCCAGCGATCGTAAGGATTaatagatttataaccaatatgtgattctacaatAATTTaaggttcgtttaacaagcgaaagtacacaaattttagcaataagcttagggtgtcggttttaccccgaattcccctacatATACAGATATGTGAAGTTCGAGTGTTTCATCAACTttgatatagtttgttcagctatattgatttgtatatatttcaaaaatactttggcccttttctaaTATCAGTCTAGAAAATATGTGTATGTGTAAACTTTATGCACCTTgatgaattgaatgaaataagaacaaccgcaaaggtGGAATGATTGTGTATGCTTCCAACCGTTGATTTTAGATGGAACGAAGTTCACCATgtaatattctttccatacacttcaaaagggcgtatctagaTATCCTGTTCATGAATTGCTTAAACATATTTGattgctttggacaatttcctaaaatcactatcaggcaTAAGATTGGTAGATATCATGTTTCGAGTATTGGCtgattagtaataactaaacatagcattggcccttttcaaatgtcggtctagaaaaattttagaaaaaaagattttttcaatatcttataccagatgaaaaaaaaaacaacaaaactacaaaattttattctgtTTGTTTTAACAAGTTAAAGTGGTATACATCGTGTGATTTctgtcatataaacttcaaaagggcgtaactcaaaattctgcctaaggatttttttcaaattcggcccagaggtgcagaacaatgtaaggaatcaactgccgactgccgtttggatggtatattttatttgataataacgatGATTGAAGCACCGTGAAAGATGAAGATGATTCAACAAGGCGATGGATGTGCGAATGATGTAATGCATAGATCGTGACAGCCCAAGTCGAGAACTTTTTGATAAGACGCATTAGATAGGAATTCCGGGGCAAGACCATGCTATGAGTCGTGGGTTCGGATCCAACCGGCCGAGGATTATTTCGTAAAGAAAATATTCTCGAAATCCCAGGGCATAAAATATCagcgatatacgcatgcaaaaatggtcaattggcaagaACAGCTCCTCAGTTAATAATCGTAAATGTGCTCTAAAGAACACTAAGCGAAGAAGCAGCCTTAGTTCATTTGGAACGTattgccagaaagaagaaaaattcaaacgtccaataattttcaactatttcgtgtttcaacaagccaatacgtcgattggcaggtTCTGCGgataatgcaataaaatcagtgaaaatgtcATTACCGCAACtttaggaacacccacaactaattgATCACTTACCCtagataatgttgataatgagcaatcagttcgatgctttagacaaatttttcgaacaccaaatcgaagcagtctctagcccaggttcTTTGAtttaagtgaggaagcaaatAGTGCCGTCTATCggggtcagttgttccgaatttgggggattcatcttgaagagaagaagcacattttttttacttttaccgACAAAACTGATCGTTTGTTCAAAATTGTCttgaatggtctctcaagcagtGTTGTTAAAtgtcataattttgaaaaaattaaaatgccTATAGCCTTGCCTATAGCACTCTTCTATGCAAAATATCGTATTCGCAAATATTGCCAACCGATAGTAATTCGAaaaaggtcaccgggaaaaaacattttccgatgatttttttcatggagATTCGATGATATTAGCtatattcaattgtcaaagtcacgtgatattcatgacatttaacagctc
It contains:
- the LOC110679254 gene encoding uncharacterized protein LOC110679254; its protein translation is MVSKLLNEKIYPSTEEKKALAKQVIETFPILASTKITENSPDHSYFFWKNGGKGPNHEHSGLIHTHLRNKAKKLKAEDRKYTHKKKADKVSSIPTGIVELAEECAHKEATAANFNTIVKLMDKTHTLHIMMLQDKKPFDFILQTFPHFKSFDGLLIQKAYERMTPNYDKNSNLVPVFVRGLMIEPEMFSAIPDDNLRGCLRILLHLKHRGLKSQERGPNNGLSVEEQLAADLIRFVPDTETSMEEQLARYVAYNHEHDVPVAPHMICKGDEYHLFIQGHLVKCGDSSVQAVDVLFKSFAVFRIPVPPVLQKLHDLIEISCYKVKQHSTRQAVNKLCATIQESCKAEII